A DNA window from Hordeum vulgare subsp. vulgare chromosome 1H, MorexV3_pseudomolecules_assembly, whole genome shotgun sequence contains the following coding sequences:
- the LOC123399010 gene encoding uncharacterized protein LOC123399010: MASLFSLCLMALLLSTASALPSRASPAAGSVDGWLHEELPAAAPGGSEESNAATATADGIAVPPPPPGRQRFRTPPHPFALSPEARRGLEHEARCGPRVPVRRSSPWPEWKPRCRGDDDGDAADVITTGAAGAPAPAWLPLDGNEP, from the coding sequence ATGGCCTCGCTCTTCTCGCTGTGCCTCATGGCCCTCCTCCTCTCGACGGCGTCCGCCTTGCCGTCGCGGGCCAGTCCTGCAGCCGGTAGCGTCGACGGATGGCTCCACGAGGAACTGCCGGCGGCAGCACCCGGAGGGTCTGAAGAAAGCAatgccgccaccgccaccgctgaTGGAATCGcggtgccgccgccgccgccggggagGCAACGGTTCAGGACCCCTCCCCACCCTTTCGCGCTCAGCCCGGAGGCGAGGCGAGGGCTGGAGCACGAGGCTCGCTGCGGGCCGCGCGTCCCGGTGCGGCGGAGCTCCCCCTGGCCGGAGTGGAAGCCGCGCTGCcgtggcgacgacgacggcgatgccgCGGACGTGATCACGACCGGCGCGGCGggtgctccggcgccggcgtggcTGCCGTTGGACGGCAACGAGCCGTAG